A region from the Bacillus sp. Marseille-P3661 genome encodes:
- the mce gene encoding methylmalonyl-CoA epimerase: protein MVKKIDHIGIAVHSIEASLPFYVESLQLTLQGIEEVPSEGVKVAFLKVGESKIELLEPLNSDSPIARYLEKRGEGIHHIALAVDSIEERINEIKEQGIKMINNAAKTGAGGAKIAFMHPKSTGGVLYELCEKQQKEEQ from the coding sequence ATGGTAAAAAAAATTGATCACATTGGTATTGCTGTTCATTCCATAGAAGCATCATTACCTTTTTATGTAGAGTCACTACAGTTGACACTTCAAGGTATTGAAGAAGTACCGTCAGAAGGTGTAAAGGTTGCTTTTTTAAAAGTTGGTGAATCCAAAATAGAGTTACTTGAGCCATTAAATAGTGACAGTCCGATTGCAAGGTATTTGGAAAAGCGTGGAGAAGGTATACATCATATAGCTTTAGCGGTAGATTCAATTGAAGAAAGAATTAACGAAATTAAAGAACAAGGGATAAAAATGATTAATAATGCAGCCAAAACTGGGGCGGGTGGAGCAAAAATAGCCTTCATGCACCCAAAATCTACTGGCGGAGTCCTTTATGAACTTTGTGAAAAGCAACAAAAGGAGGAGCAATAA
- the prli42 gene encoding stressosome-associated protein Prli42: MNRKAMKVMIYLMIGTMLLTTLLAGVSFLF; the protein is encoded by the coding sequence ATGAACCGAAAAGCTATGAAAGTTATGATTTATTTGATGATAGGCACGATGTTATTAACCACTTTATTAGCTGGAGTTAGTTTCTTATTTTAA
- a CDS encoding aromatic acid exporter family protein, with translation MFKIGYRTAKTAIGAAASISIAQFFSLENYVSAGILTILCVQVTKKKSFLYAWERFIACLIGIVFAFVFFEGIAYHPLIIGLVLILFIPITVRLKITTGIASSSVILLQFYIAQQFTLAFLLNELAIMAIGIGVALLTNLYMPSVENDLKKLQVTVEDCYKKIFQEISLYLTEGDHLWDGKEITMAYNALKKAKGLALRNNENHFIRNEDALYYNYFSMREKQFDIIERMLSLVSSLDFTMVHSKIMASFIDELGSSVHSGNTAEIFLVRLETLKNEFREMSLPKNRTEFEIRASLYHLFAELEQYLIIKRNFKESDV, from the coding sequence ATGTTTAAAATCGGGTATCGAACAGCGAAAACAGCTATAGGTGCAGCAGCATCTATTAGTATTGCTCAATTTTTTAGTTTAGAGAACTATGTGTCTGCTGGTATATTAACAATCCTTTGCGTACAAGTTACGAAAAAAAAGTCATTTTTATATGCTTGGGAACGATTCATTGCATGTTTAATCGGGATTGTGTTTGCTTTTGTTTTTTTTGAAGGCATTGCTTATCATCCTCTTATAATTGGGTTAGTTTTAATACTTTTTATACCAATCACTGTTCGTTTAAAGATAACAACAGGTATTGCTAGTAGCTCGGTTATTTTGCTTCAATTCTATATAGCTCAACAGTTCACATTAGCTTTTTTATTGAATGAATTAGCTATCATGGCAATTGGAATAGGCGTAGCGCTTTTAACAAATTTATATATGCCAAGTGTCGAAAATGACTTAAAAAAATTGCAAGTGACTGTAGAAGATTGTTATAAAAAAATCTTTCAAGAAATTTCATTGTATTTAACAGAGGGTGACCATCTTTGGGATGGTAAGGAAATTACAATGGCTTATAACGCGTTGAAAAAAGCTAAAGGATTAGCACTTCGAAATAATGAAAATCATTTTATAAGAAATGAAGACGCCTTATATTATAATTATTTCAGCATGCGGGAAAAACAGTTTGACATTATTGAGAGAATGTTATCCTTAGTATCTTCATTAGATTTTACAATGGTACACTCAAAAATAATGGCAAGCTTTATTGATGAACTGGGTAGCAGCGTTCATTCTGGTAATACAGCCGAAATTTTTTTAGTTCGTTTAGAAACTCTAAAAAATGAATTTCGGGAGATGTCATTGCCAAAAAATCGAACTGAATTTGAGATAAGGGCTTCCTTATACCATTTATTTGCTGAACTTGAACAATACTTAATAATAAAAAGAAACTTTAAGGAAAGTGATGTATGA
- a CDS encoding L,D-transpeptidase, with product MVLKFFMAIMLISPLWPIGQNPIVGDPFIIVNKKTNELAFIESGRIQEIYSVATGVTEELTPEGLFTITVKAKNPYYRKKNIEGGSKENPLGTRWIGFDAAGTDGRIYGVHGNNNPDSIGRYITQGCIRMYNEKVEELFENIPIGTKIVIVSSEKSFEQIAKKYGAIQR from the coding sequence ATGGTCCTAAAATTCTTTATGGCAATCATGTTGATATCACCATTGTGGCCGATTGGTCAAAATCCGATTGTAGGCGATCCTTTTATTATTGTAAATAAAAAGACAAATGAATTAGCTTTTATTGAATCAGGGAGAATACAAGAGATATACAGTGTGGCTACTGGAGTAACTGAAGAGTTAACACCTGAAGGATTGTTTACGATAACAGTCAAGGCAAAAAATCCATATTACCGTAAAAAAAATATTGAAGGTGGGTCAAAAGAAAATCCTTTAGGCACAAGATGGATTGGCTTTGATGCAGCTGGTACTGATGGACGAATATACGGGGTCCACGGTAATAATAATCCTGATTCCATTGGACGTTATATAACCCAAGGCTGCATTCGTATGTACAATGAAAAAGTTGAAGAATTGTTTGAAAACATACCAATTGGTACAAAGATTGTAATTGTTTCTTCAGAGAAATCGTTTGAACAGATCGCCAAGAAATACGGGGCTATTCAGAGATAG
- a CDS encoding acyl-CoA carboxylase subunit beta: protein MDIYEKINELYDRRLEVQLGGGDERIEKQHEKGKMTARERIDLLLDQGTFVETDPFIEHRCTDFGMENAKGPGEGVVTGYGKVHGRLVFVFSQDFTVFGGALGEMHAKKISKIMDLAAQNRAPIIGLNDSGGARIQEGVVSLDGYGHIFYRNSIYSGVIPQISVIMGPCAGGAVYSPAITDFVFMVDKTSQMFITGPKVIETVTGEQISAENLGGSKVHNTISGNAHFHANNEEEVLQDVRRLLSYLPQSNEEKPPIIEYNEKDDHYRPELTDAIPFDAIRPYDVRVVLDQVVDKDSFMEIQSSFAKNVVIGLARIKGEVVGLVCNQPKVMAGGLDIDSSDKAARFIRFCDSFNIPIITFEDVTGFFPGIKQEHGGIIRHGAKILYAYSEATVPKLTVILRKAYGGAYVALNSKSIGADIVLAWPNAEIAVMGPQGAANIIFAREINESDNPEAKRQEKIDEYREKFANPYVAASRGMVDDVIDPRETRIKIIQALEMLRNKKETRPNKKHGNIPL, encoded by the coding sequence ATGGATATATATGAAAAAATTAATGAGTTATATGATCGTCGTCTTGAGGTGCAGCTAGGTGGTGGAGATGAACGAATAGAGAAACAACATGAAAAAGGTAAAATGACAGCTAGGGAACGTATTGATTTGCTTTTAGATCAAGGCACATTTGTGGAAACCGATCCTTTCATAGAACACCGGTGCACTGATTTTGGAATGGAAAATGCAAAGGGACCAGGCGAAGGTGTTGTAACCGGTTACGGTAAAGTGCATGGCCGTTTGGTTTTTGTTTTTTCTCAGGATTTTACCGTGTTCGGCGGTGCACTAGGTGAAATGCATGCAAAAAAAATATCAAAGATTATGGATCTTGCTGCACAAAATCGCGCGCCTATCATTGGTTTAAATGATTCAGGTGGTGCACGTATCCAAGAGGGAGTTGTTTCTCTAGATGGATACGGGCATATCTTTTATCGAAACTCTATTTATTCCGGTGTGATTCCGCAAATTTCTGTTATTATGGGCCCATGTGCCGGCGGTGCTGTCTACTCTCCAGCAATCACGGATTTTGTTTTCATGGTCGATAAAACAAGTCAAATGTTTATTACAGGTCCAAAAGTAATTGAAACTGTTACTGGTGAACAAATTTCTGCTGAAAATTTAGGAGGATCTAAAGTACATAATACTATTAGTGGAAATGCTCATTTTCATGCAAATAATGAAGAGGAAGTATTGCAAGACGTTCGCCGTTTATTAAGCTATCTACCACAGAGCAATGAGGAAAAACCACCAATAATAGAATATAATGAAAAAGACGATCATTATCGTCCTGAATTGACTGATGCAATTCCATTTGATGCGATTCGTCCTTATGATGTGCGTGTTGTCCTAGATCAAGTTGTAGATAAAGATTCTTTTATGGAGATTCAATCTAGTTTCGCAAAAAATGTTGTCATTGGACTTGCTCGGATTAAAGGCGAGGTGGTGGGCTTAGTTTGTAACCAACCTAAAGTAATGGCAGGTGGTTTAGATATCGACTCATCAGATAAAGCAGCTCGTTTCATCCGTTTTTGTGATTCGTTTAATATTCCGATCATCACGTTTGAAGATGTTACTGGATTTTTCCCGGGTATTAAACAAGAGCATGGTGGAATCATCCGTCATGGAGCTAAAATCCTATATGCATATTCGGAAGCAACTGTACCAAAACTAACAGTTATTTTAAGAAAAGCTTATGGTGGGGCTTATGTAGCGTTAAATAGCAAATCAATAGGCGCAGATATTGTACTAGCTTGGCCGAATGCTGAAATTGCTGTAATGGGACCTCAGGGGGCAGCAAATATTATTTTTGCTCGTGAGATTAATGAAAGTGATAACCCTGAGGCAAAACGCCAAGAGAAAATCGATGAGTATCGTGAAAAATTTGCAAACCCATATGTTGCAGCTTCTCGTGGCATGGTTGATGACGTAATTGATCCGCGTGAGACAAGAATTAAAATCATTCAAGCGCTTGAAATGTTGCGGAATAAAAAGGAAACAAGGCCAAATAAAAAGCATGGAAATATTCCCCTATAA
- a CDS encoding BrxA/BrxB family bacilliredoxin, with product MDFNFLMNDIVDQARKEAVTVGFKELKTPEEVDEAFKQSGTTLVLVNSVCGCAGGLARPAAQHAVHYDKVPDNMVTVFAGQDRKATEKARSYFEGYPPSSPSFALMKDGKCVGMVERHEIEGSEPVEVVQKLQNLFDAHCKEI from the coding sequence ATGGATTTTAATTTTTTAATGAATGATATTGTTGATCAAGCTAGGAAAGAAGCGGTTACGGTTGGATTTAAAGAGCTTAAAACACCAGAAGAAGTAGACGAGGCTTTTAAACAATCTGGAACAACATTAGTACTTGTTAATTCAGTTTGTGGTTGTGCAGGTGGTCTTGCACGTCCAGCTGCCCAACATGCTGTTCATTATGATAAAGTACCAGACAATATGGTTACAGTATTTGCTGGTCAAGACCGTAAAGCGACTGAGAAAGCACGTTCATATTTCGAAGGTTACCCACCTTCATCACCTTCGTTTGCTTTAATGAAAGATGGTAAATGTGTAGGTATGGTTGAACGTCATGAAATTGAAGGCTCTGAACCAGTAGAAGTAGTTCAAAAATTACAAAACCTATTTGATGCACATTGTAAAGAAATATAA
- the meaB gene encoding methylmalonyl Co-A mutase-associated GTPase MeaB, with translation MVDHPNRPEWVPKKPTKGFTTNVMKGIEGGHDGMTYNSESSTSPKTTRRGLAIEDVVKGILNNDRTILARAITLVESNASKHLEKAQEILNQILPYTGNSIRIGITGVPGAGKSTFIEALGCFLCEQGHRVAVLAVDPSSSITGGSILGDKTRMEKLSRDKRAFIRPSPSSGTLGGVNRKTRETMLLCEAAGYDIILVETIGVGQSEVVVRSMVDLFALLVLTGAGDELQGMKKGVMELADLLIVNKADGDNEDAAQIAKEEYNRILHYLRPATEGWITKAFTCSAYYGKGIDSIWEEMKKFNEITKQSGMLEKRRQSQVKDWIYSMIKEQLEQRFFSHPQVKRLMPTIETEVIEGKQPVTKAVQYLFKEYEK, from the coding sequence ATGGTTGATCATCCAAACAGACCTGAATGGGTACCGAAAAAACCAACAAAAGGCTTTACAACAAATGTAATGAAAGGGATTGAGGGGGGGCATGACGGAATGACGTATAACTCAGAATCGTCCACTTCTCCGAAAACCACTAGGCGAGGTTTGGCTATTGAAGACGTTGTAAAAGGAATACTTAATAATGACCGAACAATATTAGCTCGTGCAATAACACTTGTTGAAAGTAATGCTTCTAAACATCTAGAAAAAGCCCAAGAAATTTTAAATCAAATCCTCCCTTACACCGGTAATTCTATTCGAATTGGTATTACTGGTGTACCGGGTGCAGGTAAAAGTACCTTCATCGAAGCGTTGGGATGTTTCCTATGTGAACAAGGCCATCGGGTGGCAGTACTGGCTGTTGACCCATCGAGTAGCATAACAGGTGGCAGTATACTTGGAGACAAAACACGCATGGAAAAGCTTTCTCGTGATAAGCGTGCTTTTATACGACCGTCGCCATCTAGTGGTACTTTAGGTGGCGTTAATAGAAAAACAAGAGAAACCATGCTGTTATGTGAGGCGGCAGGCTATGATATTATTTTGGTAGAAACGATTGGTGTCGGTCAAAGTGAGGTTGTTGTTCGCTCAATGGTGGATTTGTTTGCTTTATTAGTACTAACTGGGGCTGGTGATGAGCTTCAGGGAATGAAAAAAGGTGTTATGGAATTAGCAGACCTTTTAATAGTAAATAAAGCGGATGGGGACAATGAAGATGCTGCTCAAATTGCAAAAGAAGAATATAATCGAATTTTACATTACCTTCGCCCGGCTACAGAAGGATGGATAACGAAGGCTTTTACTTGTTCCGCATACTATGGCAAAGGAATAGATAGCATTTGGGAGGAAATGAAAAAATTTAATGAAATTACAAAACAGTCTGGTATGTTGGAGAAACGACGGCAATCTCAAGTGAAAGATTGGATTTATTCGATGATTAAAGAGCAATTAGAACAACGGTTTTTTAGTCATCCTCAAGTTAAAAGGCTTATGCCAACAATAGAGACTGAAGTTATTGAAGGGAAACAGCCTGTTACAAAAGCTGTTCAATACCTGTTTAAAGAATATGAAAAATAG
- a CDS encoding M20/M25/M40 family metallo-hydrolase has product MINRERLIKEFLELVQVDSETKYETEIAKVLKQKFEKLGLDVVEDDTTSETGHGAGNLVCTLAATKEGVDTIYFTSHMDTVVPGKSVKPSIKDDRIITDGTTILGADDKAGLAAMLEAIQVLKEQNTQHGTIQFVITVGEESGLVGAKALDASLLTAKYGYALDSDGEVGNIIVAAPTQAKVKAIIKGKTAHAGVAPEKGVSAITIAAKAISKMPLGRIDEETTANIGRFEGGTQTNIVCDHVEILAEARSLINEKMENQVAKMKDAFESVAKSMGGEAIVEIDVMYPGFKYGEGDHVVEIAKQAVNKIGRIPKLQQSGGGSDANIFVGHGVPTVNLAVGYEEIHTTNEKMPIQELVKTAELVFAIINEVAQ; this is encoded by the coding sequence ATAATAAATAGAGAACGGTTAATTAAAGAATTTCTTGAACTAGTTCAAGTGGACTCTGAAACGAAATATGAAACAGAAATAGCTAAAGTTTTAAAGCAGAAATTTGAGAAACTAGGATTGGATGTTGTCGAAGATGATACAACGTCCGAAACAGGACATGGAGCAGGGAATTTAGTTTGTACTCTAGCAGCAACAAAAGAAGGTGTAGATACCATTTATTTTACATCACATATGGATACTGTCGTACCAGGTAAGAGTGTTAAACCATCGATTAAAGATGATCGCATCATTACAGATGGCACGACTATTCTTGGTGCAGATGATAAAGCTGGATTAGCTGCGATGCTAGAGGCTATTCAAGTATTAAAAGAACAAAATACACAACATGGGACTATACAGTTTGTCATTACGGTTGGTGAAGAGTCAGGCTTGGTTGGGGCCAAAGCTCTCGATGCGTCATTATTAACTGCTAAATACGGCTATGCTTTAGATAGTGATGGCGAGGTCGGTAATATTATTGTGGCAGCTCCTACTCAAGCGAAAGTGAAAGCAATTATTAAAGGAAAAACTGCACATGCAGGTGTTGCACCGGAAAAAGGAGTGTCTGCAATTACAATTGCAGCGAAAGCGATATCAAAAATGCCACTAGGTCGGATTGATGAAGAAACGACAGCGAACATTGGCCGTTTTGAAGGAGGAACACAAACAAATATCGTATGTGACCATGTTGAGATACTTGCGGAGGCGCGCTCATTAATAAATGAAAAAATGGAAAATCAAGTAGCAAAAATGAAGGACGCCTTTGAATCAGTTGCCAAAAGTATGGGTGGAGAAGCGATCGTTGAAATTGATGTCATGTATCCTGGTTTTAAATACGGTGAAGGCGACCATGTTGTCGAGATTGCAAAACAGGCAGTTAATAAAATTGGCCGGATTCCTAAGCTTCAACAATCAGGTGGCGGCAGCGATGCTAATATATTTGTTGGCCATGGCGTACCAACGGTCAATCTAGCAGTAGGTTATGAAGAAATTCATACAACGAATGAAAAGATGCCAATTCAGGAACTTGTAAAGACAGCAGAGCTAGTTTTTGCTATCATTAATGAAGTGGCACAATAA
- a CDS encoding methylmalonyl-CoA mutase family protein: MTIENEKKFNLKPFCEFPFPTEQAWQETAEQSLKGTSFNKLFTKTYEGIQLKPLYIRKDIENLAHISDLPGEGSYVRGTSRVKSVENPWEIAQELTGKSPKEFNKALVNDLARGQTMINLVVDEATQQGLDSDQVDQEQVGKNGIPISTIDDIAEAFKSIDLNKNKLFMQTGISTAPLLATLIAYLKRNGQKPNEMKALIGIDPIGFLIAKGESPLGVEHMYNLMAQLVQWSNLHAPKIKTIYVQGEPYQNAGGSSTEELGFVLATAVEYISEMLKRGLLIDEVASKFYFSFSVGSNVFMEIAKLRAARMLWSKIVKAFGGNEDSQKMYIHARTSNWTKTVYDPYVNMLRATTEAFAGAVGGADSMHVSPFDEAIRPADSFSRRIARNTQIILQEESYLNQVIDPAGGSWYIESLTNEVAEKAWTILQDIERTGGMFQSVKTGLVQQTVSRTASQKRKSIEHRKDRIVGTNMYPNIEEKPLLEKEKASDFIDSRVSELKEKKALNQEFVKKNLETVKTALNNNENIMSYLIAAAENGVSIGQMISALSSNCEGCQLEKLLSQRSAEPFEQLRKKSEQYKEKNGQFPQIFFINIGPIAKHKARADFATGFFAAGGFESVIKNGFETVDEAIHAALSANTDTVIICGADDQYPEFVPAVASKLKANRPNIYIMLAGKPGIDLENDFVSAGVDEFIHVKSNCYATLARLQERKGVL; encoded by the coding sequence ATGACAATAGAAAATGAAAAGAAATTTAATTTAAAACCATTTTGTGAATTCCCATTTCCAACCGAGCAAGCTTGGCAGGAAACCGCGGAACAGTCTTTGAAAGGAACTAGCTTTAATAAGTTATTTACTAAAACATATGAAGGTATACAGCTCAAACCATTATATATAAGGAAGGATATAGAAAATCTTGCTCATATATCTGATTTACCAGGTGAGGGTTCGTATGTGCGTGGAACTTCACGAGTAAAAAGTGTGGAAAACCCATGGGAAATAGCTCAAGAATTAACAGGTAAAAGCCCAAAAGAGTTTAATAAAGCTTTAGTGAATGATTTAGCACGAGGGCAAACAATGATTAATCTTGTTGTAGATGAAGCAACACAACAAGGATTAGACTCAGATCAAGTTGATCAGGAACAAGTTGGAAAAAACGGTATACCTATTTCGACTATTGATGATATAGCTGAAGCATTTAAAAGTATTGATTTGAATAAAAATAAATTATTTATGCAAACAGGAATTAGCACTGCGCCCCTTCTGGCAACATTAATAGCCTACCTAAAAAGGAATGGACAAAAACCAAACGAAATGAAAGCGCTTATTGGTATAGATCCAATTGGTTTCTTGATTGCTAAAGGCGAGTCACCGCTCGGAGTTGAACATATGTATAACTTGATGGCCCAATTGGTTCAATGGTCGAATTTGCATGCCCCTAAAATTAAGACAATTTATGTACAAGGGGAGCCTTATCAAAATGCAGGTGGAAGTTCAACTGAGGAACTAGGCTTTGTATTGGCAACAGCAGTCGAATATATTTCAGAGATGCTAAAACGAGGTTTATTGATTGATGAAGTAGCATCTAAATTTTATTTTTCTTTTTCAGTGGGATCAAATGTATTCATGGAAATTGCAAAGCTTAGAGCAGCAAGGATGTTATGGTCTAAAATAGTGAAGGCTTTTGGTGGGAATGAAGATTCACAAAAAATGTATATCCATGCCCGAACATCAAATTGGACGAAAACAGTATATGATCCATATGTAAATATGCTTCGCGCAACGACTGAAGCTTTTGCTGGAGCAGTTGGTGGAGCAGATAGTATGCATGTCTCTCCTTTCGATGAAGCTATTCGTCCAGCGGATTCATTTTCACGAAGGATTGCGCGAAATACCCAAATAATATTACAGGAAGAGTCTTACTTAAATCAAGTTATCGACCCTGCAGGTGGCTCTTGGTATATTGAATCATTAACAAATGAAGTAGCAGAAAAGGCGTGGACAATTCTTCAGGACATTGAAAGAACAGGTGGTATGTTTCAGTCGGTAAAAACAGGCCTAGTTCAACAAACGGTTTCCAGAACAGCTAGTCAAAAAAGGAAAAGTATTGAACATCGTAAAGATCGGATTGTTGGGACAAATATGTATCCAAACATTGAAGAAAAACCTCTCCTTGAAAAAGAGAAAGCTAGTGATTTCATAGATTCTAGAGTATCCGAACTAAAAGAAAAGAAAGCGCTCAATCAGGAGTTTGTAAAAAAGAACTTGGAAACTGTTAAAACTGCATTGAATAATAATGAAAATATTATGTCTTACTTGATAGCAGCTGCCGAAAACGGTGTGTCTATAGGTCAAATGATTTCAGCACTTTCTAGTAATTGTGAGGGTTGTCAGTTAGAGAAATTATTATCACAACGTTCAGCGGAACCGTTTGAACAGCTTAGAAAAAAATCTGAGCAATATAAAGAAAAAAATGGACAATTCCCTCAAATTTTCTTTATTAATATAGGACCAATTGCTAAGCATAAAGCGCGTGCTGACTTTGCTACTGGTTTCTTTGCGGCAGGTGGCTTTGAGTCTGTCATAAAGAATGGTTTTGAAACAGTAGATGAAGCTATTCATGCAGCCTTGTCAGCAAATACCGATACTGTGATCATTTGTGGAGCAGACGATCAGTACCCTGAATTCGTGCCAGCAGTTGCAAGCAAGCTTAAAGCAAATAGACCTAATATTTATATTATGCTGGCAGGTAAACCGGGTATTGATTTAGAAAATGATTTTGTGAGTGCAGGAGTAGATGAATTTATTCATGTGAAATCAAACTGTTATGCAACATTAGCAAGACTTCAAGAACGTAAGGGGGTTCTATAA
- the scpA gene encoding methylmalonyl-CoA mutase, with protein MSHKPDFTKLSFQTEPVNIDLETWKQKVEEEIDQSFDDLLFNTNEQIKVKQMYSKEDIASNDHMDYMPGIAPFLRGPYPTMYVTRPWTVRQYAGFSTAEESNAFYRRNLAAGQKGLSVAFDLATHRGYDSDHPRVVGDVGKAGVAIDSILDMKVLFDRIPLDQMSVSMTMNGAVLPIMAFYIVTAEEQGVKPEQLSGTIQNDILKEYMVRNTYIYPPEMSMKIIADIFEYTSNNMPKFNSISISGYHMQEAGAPADIELAYTLADGLEYVRTGLKAGIDIDKFAPRLSFFWAIGMNYFMEVAKMRAGRLIWAKMIKQFDPKNTKSMALRTHSQTSGWSLTEQDPFNNVTRTCIEAMAAALGHTQSLHTNALDEAIALPTDFSARIARNTQLYLQDETGICNVIDPWAGSYYVEYLTAKLVEKAWGHIEEIEKLGGMAKAIETGLPKMRIEEAAARRQAKIDSGVESIIGVNKYRLEKEEPIDILEVDNTAVRLQQIERLKELRSNRDETKVKATLETLTKAAETGKGNLLALAIEAARARASLGEISDAVEKISGRHKAVIRSISGVYSTEFSNEEEINRVKQMADEFAEQEGRRPRIMIAKMGQDGHDRGAKVIATAFADLGFDVDVGPLFQTPEETALQAVENDVHVIGMSSLAAGHKTLLPQLIEELKKLGREDIIVVCGGVIPAQDYEYLKQQGAAAIFGPGTVIPVAAQKVIEEIYRRLDEVEEVL; from the coding sequence ATGAGTCATAAGCCTGATTTCACTAAACTGTCGTTCCAAACTGAGCCAGTAAATATTGATTTGGAAACGTGGAAACAAAAAGTTGAAGAAGAAATTGATCAGTCCTTTGATGACCTGTTATTTAATACGAATGAGCAAATAAAAGTTAAGCAAATGTACTCTAAAGAGGATATTGCAAGCAATGATCATATGGATTATATGCCGGGGATTGCACCATTCTTACGCGGCCCATATCCAACTATGTATGTAACACGCCCATGGACTGTTCGGCAGTATGCAGGATTTTCTACCGCCGAGGAAAGCAATGCGTTTTATCGTCGTAATTTAGCAGCAGGTCAGAAAGGTCTTTCTGTTGCGTTTGACTTAGCAACCCATCGTGGATACGATTCAGACCATCCCCGGGTAGTAGGAGATGTAGGTAAAGCGGGTGTTGCTATTGATTCGATTCTTGATATGAAAGTGTTATTTGATCGAATTCCACTTGATCAAATGTCTGTGTCAATGACTATGAATGGCGCTGTACTACCAATTATGGCATTTTATATTGTAACAGCTGAGGAACAGGGAGTAAAGCCAGAACAATTATCAGGTACGATTCAAAATGATATTTTAAAAGAATATATGGTACGTAATACTTATATTTATCCGCCGGAAATGTCAATGAAAATTATTGCTGATATTTTTGAGTATACTTCAAATAATATGCCTAAATTTAATAGCATTAGTATTTCAGGCTATCATATGCAAGAAGCTGGAGCGCCAGCTGACATAGAATTGGCTTATACATTAGCGGATGGTCTTGAATATGTTCGAACTGGATTAAAGGCAGGTATTGATATCGATAAATTTGCACCTAGATTGTCATTCTTCTGGGCTATCGGGATGAATTACTTTATGGAAGTTGCAAAAATGCGTGCTGGTCGATTAATTTGGGCTAAGATGATCAAACAATTTGACCCGAAAAATACGAAATCAATGGCATTGCGCACTCATTCGCAAACATCAGGTTGGAGTTTAACAGAACAGGATCCTTTTAATAATGTGACACGTACATGTATTGAAGCGATGGCAGCTGCGCTCGGTCATACCCAATCTTTGCATACAAATGCACTAGATGAAGCTATAGCATTGCCAACAGATTTCTCGGCACGGATCGCAAGAAACACACAATTATACTTACAAGATGAAACGGGAATTTGTAATGTGATTGATCCTTGGGCAGGTTCTTATTATGTCGAGTATTTGACGGCAAAGCTAGTGGAAAAGGCATGGGGGCATATCGAGGAGATTGAAAAGCTAGGGGGCATGGCAAAAGCTATTGAGACTGGTTTACCTAAAATGAGAATTGAGGAAGCTGCGGCACGCCGTCAGGCAAAAATTGATTCAGGTGTAGAATCAATTATTGGCGTAAATAAATATCGTCTTGAAAAAGAAGAGCCAATCGATATATTAGAAGTTGATAATACTGCAGTACGCTTGCAACAAATTGAAAGATTGAAAGAGCTACGTTCAAATCGTGATGAAACTAAGGTGAAGGCAACATTAGAAACTCTAACTAAAGCGGCTGAAACAGGTAAAGGGAACTTATTAGCATTGGCAATCGAGGCTGCTCGTGCTCGAGCTTCACTTGGTGAAATTTCGGATGCGGTAGAAAAAATATCAGGACGTCATAAAGCAGTTATTCGCTCTATAAGCGGTGTCTATTCGACTGAGTTTTCTAATGAGGAAGAAATTAACCGTGTTAAACAAATGGCAGATGAATTTGCGGAGCAAGAGGGGCGAAGACCAAGGATCATGATTGCGAAAATGGGGCAAGATGGACATGATCGAGGTGCCAAAGTAATTGCAACCGCATTTGCTGACTTAGGCTTTGATGTTGATGTCGGTCCATTATTCCAAACACCCGAAGAAACAGCTCTGCAAGCAGTCGAAAATGATGTACATGTAATTGGTATGAGTTCCTTAGCAGCTGGTCACAAAACGTTATTACCACAGCTTATTGAAGAGTTGAAGAAGTTGGGACGAGAGGATATCATTGTGGTGTGTGGTGGAGTAATCCCGGCACAAGATTATGAATATCTTAAACAACAAGGAGCCGCGGCTATTTTCGGGCCTGGAACTGTGATCCCGGTAGCAGCTCAAAAGGTAATTGAAGAAATATATCGTCGTTTAGATGAGGTTGAGGAAGTGTTGTAA